The Bacteroidota bacterium genome window below encodes:
- a CDS encoding T9SS type A sorting domain-containing protein, with amino-acid sequence LVVSNFFGYNPDNGRYETTDTIFSGIGYWVKVNQAGRLILEAGSQKLSKANIIIKPDSDLPPPPPLPLKGEEETKALPEDFALYQNYPNPFNPTTEIMYDIASRSFVSLKIINTLGQVIATLVNEVKQPGRYSAIFNATGLSSGIYLCKIQTESYTETKKIILIK; translated from the coding sequence CTCGTTGTATCCAATTTCTTTGGATATAACCCTGACAACGGTCGATACGAAACAACCGACACTATTTTTTCTGGTATTGGCTATTGGGTGAAAGTAAATCAAGCCGGCAGATTGATCTTAGAAGCCGGAAGCCAAAAACTTTCAAAAGCCAATATTATCATTAAACCTGATTCTGATTTGCCTCCTCCGCCGCCATTACCATTAAAAGGCGAGGAAGAGACAAAAGCCTTACCCGAAGATTTCGCCCTATACCAAAACTATCCGAATCCATTTAATCCAACAACAGAGATTATGTATGATATCGCCTCAAGAAGTTTTGTTTCTTTAAAGATCATTAATACGCTTGGTCAGGTAATTGCAACGCTTGTGAATGAAGTAAAGCAACCGGGGCGGTATTCAGCAATTTTTAATGCGACCGGTTTGAGTAGTGGTATATATTTATGTAAGATACAAACGGAAAGCTATACTGAAACAAAAAAAATTATTTTAATAAAATAG
- a CDS encoding SET domain-containing protein-lysine N-methyltransferase: protein MNRFGCFTNKFISKDHLIAEYEGELISAEEAMRREEDLNRSGIYTFWLNDENAIDGYDRGNHTKYFNHSCDPTCYYEIAGNKILFYAARDIQQGEELTIDYDYDAESELVVCLCGSAECRGYLNESGENG from the coding sequence ATTAACCGTTTTGGTTGTTTTACCAATAAATTTATTTCCAAAGATCATCTTATTGCTGAATACGAAGGTGAATTAATTTCTGCTGAAGAAGCTATGAGAAGAGAAGAAGATTTGAATCGTTCAGGAATTTATACTTTTTGGCTGAACGATGAAAATGCTATTGATGGTTACGACAGGGGAAATCACACAAAATATTTTAACCATTCGTGCGATCCTACTTGTTATTATGAAATTGCCGGCAACAAAATTTTATTCTATGCTGCGCGCGATATTCAGCAGGGTGAAGAATTAACGATTGATTATGATTATGATGCCGAAAGCGAATTGGTTGTCTGTCTCTGTGGTTCAGCTGAGTGCAGAGGATACCTTAACGAATCTGGTGAAAATGGGTGA
- a CDS encoding glycoside hydrolase family 13 protein, producing MKSTPTQKVSILFFAAIIFLTQLSYTQQINIPDWTADAIYYQIFPERFYNADTTNDPPNTQPWGAIPKYNNYFGGDLNGVIEKLDYIQDLGVNAIYFNPVFESNSNHKYHTTDYFKIDDNFGDDKIFKQLLDECHKRGIRVVIDGVFNHTGIEFFAFKDIVEKEKNSKYLNWFKVHSFPVQLPPAKPNYEAWWGIGDLPKLMAEEPDVKKHLFDATQKWTAMGIDGWRLDVPNEMSHDFWIEWRKLVKSINPDCYIVGEIWEDATPWLKGDQFDAVMNYLFRDAVNLYFVFNKLNVKQFDSLLAIPRKYPKEVQYALQNLVGSHDTERFFTLTKGNTEKAKLAALFQMTYIGAPMVYYGDEIGMMGGRDPDCRRTMVWDSLHWNIDLRNFYKKLIDLRKQNKVFSRGSYKTILTDGKRNLFGFLRELENEKAIVILNNSNKCQTVELQSPNKNVKKWVDLINDVTIRQNDKSKISIQNIPPMSGAILISRK from the coding sequence ATGAAAAGCACACCCACTCAAAAAGTAAGTATCTTGTTTTTTGCTGCTATAATTTTTCTTACTCAACTTTCATATACGCAACAAATTAACATTCCCGATTGGACAGCTGATGCAATCTATTATCAAATTTTCCCGGAACGCTTTTACAATGCCGATACTACAAACGATCCCCCAAACACACAGCCGTGGGGCGCCATTCCCAAATACAATAACTACTTCGGCGGCGACCTAAACGGAGTTATCGAGAAACTCGATTACATTCAGGACCTGGGAGTTAATGCTATATATTTCAATCCTGTTTTCGAATCTAACTCTAATCATAAATATCACACAACCGACTATTTTAAGATTGATGATAATTTTGGAGACGACAAAATCTTCAAGCAACTTTTAGATGAATGCCATAAGCGAGGTATTCGTGTCGTTATCGACGGTGTGTTCAACCATACCGGCATCGAGTTCTTCGCTTTCAAAGATATTGTCGAGAAGGAAAAAAACTCGAAGTATTTAAATTGGTTTAAAGTACACAGTTTTCCGGTTCAGCTTCCGCCTGCAAAACCAAACTATGAAGCTTGGTGGGGAATTGGCGACCTGCCTAAACTAATGGCAGAAGAACCCGATGTTAAAAAGCATCTTTTCGATGCGACTCAAAAGTGGACTGCTATGGGAATCGACGGCTGGCGGCTCGATGTGCCGAACGAAATGTCGCACGACTTCTGGATCGAATGGCGAAAGCTTGTTAAGTCGATCAATCCCGATTGCTACATCGTGGGCGAAATCTGGGAAGATGCAACTCCGTGGTTAAAGGGCGACCAGTTCGATGCGGTTATGAATTATCTCTTTCGCGATGCAGTAAACCTGTATTTTGTTTTTAATAAATTAAATGTAAAACAGTTCGATTCGTTACTCGCAATTCCTCGAAAATATCCAAAAGAAGTTCAGTATGCACTGCAAAATTTAGTAGGCAGCCACGATACTGAAAGGTTTTTTACATTAACAAAAGGCAACACTGAGAAAGCCAAATTAGCTGCTTTATTCCAAATGACTTACATCGGAGCGCCGATGGTTTATTACGGCGATGAAATCGGTATGATGGGCGGACGCGACCCCGACTGCCGCCGGACTATGGTTTGGGATTCGTTACATTGGAACATCGACCTCCGGAATTTCTACAAAAAACTTATTGACCTGCGAAAACAAAATAAAGTTTTTAGCAGAGGAAGTTATAAAACAATTCTTACCGACGGCAAACGCAACCTTTTTGGTTTTTTACGCGAGCTCGAAAACGAAAAAGCAATCGTAATTTTAAATAACTCGAATAAATGCCAGACTGTTGAGTTACAGTCTCCTAATAAAAACGTAAAAAAATGGGTTGACCTGATAAACGATGTTACTATCAGGCAAAATGACAAATCAAAAATATCAATTCAAAATATTCCACCGATGAGCGGT